The nucleotide window GGACAGCAGCCTTACCCCGGAACAGGTAGACCGCTACCTTCGCACGACGCTCGCGCAGGTCGAGCGGATCCGCGCCGAAGGGGCCGAGGCGCGCAAGCAGGCGGCCGCGCAGGCGGAGCGCGCGCGCGCCCGGCCCGCCACCGACTCCGGCCCGCGCCCCCGGTCGGCCAGGGCCCTATGGGGTGACTTCGTGGACGCGTCGTTCGTCCGAGCCGCCCGAAAGCTGGGGTATCAGCCCGCCGAGATGTGGTACGTCCGCGGCCGGATGTCGGCCGTCGGCGCGCACCTCACGGGCACGCGAATGGATGCGTCCCGGGGCCAGGCGGTCGGCCTCCTTCGCGAGCAGGCTGAAGCCATGCGTGGAACTCCGGGCGTTACGCAGGCGCAGATCGATGCCATGCTGAAGGCGGCGGAGCAGGCGGAGCGGCAGCCCGCACCGGGGGGGGCCCCGCCGCACCTGGTCCAGAACCTCGATGCTCTCCGCCGGGCGCGTCCCAACCTGAGCCCCGCCGCCTGGGTACGGGTCGCCGCCGTAGCATCCGCGACGGGACTGAGCGACCTGTCCAAGGCTTCGCAGGCCGACGCCGGACGGGCCCTGGACGGCATCGAGCAGCTCTACACGCACGCGCTGGAGAACCGCGAGCCGCCCGTGCGCTGAGCTCACCCACCCTGAAACGAAGAACGGGCGGCCCGCTGGGCCGCCCGTTCTCCGTTTTCCCGAGAGGTCAGGTGTAGACGGCCTCGAACCGCATTCCGAACGGGTCCGGCCCGATGGGCACCAGGAAGCAGTCGAACGGCTCCATCTCCGGATTTTCCACCCGGTAGATCTGCTGCTCCAGGCGCACGCCCGGCGGAGCATGAAACACCAGCGAAAACGGCATCCGGGTGCGGATCGGCGAGTCGTCGCTCGCGAGCCGCGTGATCTCGGAAAGGAGGATGGCTATGGGCTCCGATGCTTCGCCGACGACGTGGAATACCTCGCCGACGCGCGGAAGGAAACGATCGATGGTGAAGTCGTCGTACGTGCCCGGCTCAGCGCCGAGCCGGGGCACGGCAGCAACAGGTGCGGCAGTCGCCCTCTCGTTCCCTGTATCATTCCGGTCCTGCATGAGATGCTCCTGGATCTTGGTTTGCCCCCGCAGCGCGAATCGCGGACGCTGGCACGTGCGGCGACGAACGCCGAACCGGGGGCCCGCTCGCCATCTCGGTTGCTGGCACGAGGCTCACCCGGGGTGCCCCTCGGGCGGCCGCTCCATCAGCAGGTACACGCCCCGGTCGCCCGCCTGCGTGAACCCCAGCCGTTCGTACAGTCTGCGGGCCGGGTTGAAGATCTCGACATGGATGCTGAGCTTGCGCCCCGAGGCGTCCCCTTCGGCCATGAGCCGCCGCAGCAACCCGGTCCCGATCCCGCTTCCACGGTGCTCCGGGAGCAGGGCGATGTCGACGATGCGGATCTCGTCCGGCCACCGCGCAACGTACAGCCGCCCCGCGGCGCTCCCGTCCGCAAGTACGATGTCCCACGTGGTATCCTGGTAGTTCTCCTGCCAGTAGGCATGCTGGGCTTCGAACTGCTGGCGCACGAAGCTCGCCTTCTGTTGCGGCGTCCAGGGAACCTGCTTCAACTCCTCTTCGCGCGTGGTGGCGTATAGGTCGAGAAGAAAGGGCAGGTCGGCTTCGGTAATGGGGCGGAGGGTGATGTTCATGGCTGGTGTTGAGAGGCCGGGAAAACCGGTTCAATACAATCGTTCCCAACAAGGCGCAAAGGGGGCGGCCCGGCAGGCCACCCCCTTCGCCCGTCGCCCCGTGGCGCTCAGGGACGCTGGGGGAAGATCCCCTGCAGCGCAATGCAGAAGTTGAGCGTCAGGTACGGCTGCATGTTGTTGTGCGGCAAGCCGCCCCCCGCCGGAGGAAGCGCCTGGAACGCCATCTGGGTCAGGTTCGCCGCGGTGTTGCTCTGGTACGCGTTGGAGTACCGGGCGATCGCGTTGTTGGTGGGCAGCGGGTTGTCGCCCGGGCTGTTGGAGCCCATCAGCGTATGGGTGTGCACCGGGATCTCGGAGACGAGCAGGCTGATGCTCTCCACACCCGACATCTCGCCCAGGTCCCGCAACGAGAGCCCCTGTCCCTGTCCCGGCTGCATGGGCGCGGCGCCCTGAAGGTCGGGAAGCGCGAAGGTGCTCTTCCCGTCGCCGCCGTACACGGTTCCGAGAAGGGCGAACAACGCCGTGTTTTGCGAGATGGGCATCAGCTGCCCGTCGCAGAACGCCCACCCGGTGGGGGCGAAGTTGAACGGAAAGATGCGGATTTCCGCCACGAACTGGTCAGACATGTTCGCGCTCCTCAGGTTTGGCTCGGGAAAATCCCGAACAGCGAGATGATGAAGTTCAGGCAGAGGAACGGCTGCGTGTTCTCGTGCGGCTGGCTGCCCCCCACGGGCGTGATGGCGTTCGCGGCCATGGCTACCGTCGGATCGTCCTCGACGTACATGTCCTTGCCCGCCACCCGCGACTGGGCCACGGTGTTGCCCCCGGGGTCGGCCGAGCTCGCCAGCGTGGTGGAGCCCAGCAGCGGGTGCGTGTGGTTGGGGATCTGCTGCACGGACAGGGTTTCCTGCTCCGTTCCCGCCATCTCGCCGATCTGGTACGTGGTGCCGTCCGGCCCCGTGCCCATGTGCATGGGCACGCGGCTCGCCAGGTTGGGCAGGTTGAACGTTTCCTCCCCGTCCCCGCCGTACGTGGTGCCGATCAGCTGAAACAGTACTTCGTTCTCCGAGATGGGCAGCGGCTGGCCCTCGCAGAACATCCATCCCACCGGGGGAAAGTTTCCGGCGAACATCCGGATCTCCCCGACGTAAGGCTGCGCCATTTGTTGGCTCCGTTCAGTTGCGGGAGGGGAAGATGCCCTGGAGCGCGATGATGAAGTTCAACGTCAGGTAGGGCATCATGTTGTTGTGGGGCTGGCTTCCGCCCACGCTGGTGACCGTGCTGGCCGCCACCGGCGAAAGGTTGGCGGCGGGCCCGTACACCTGGTCTACCTCGCGCGCCAGCAGGTTTCCCTGGTTGTTGGCGAAGGGCACCGGCAGGTTTCCGTCGCTGGCCGAGGCATTCAGGAAATGGGAATGCGTCGGCAGCTGCTGAATCGTAACGGTGACGCCGGTGCTCCCCGCGGCTTCCCCGAGGATATGCCCGTTCCCCATGTGAATGGGCAAGCGGCCGCGCAGGTTGGGAAGTGCGAAGGTGGTCTGCCCGTTCCCGCCGTAGGTGGTGCCCAGAAGGGCGAACAGCGCCTGGTTCTGGTTGATGGGCAGGAACTGCCCGTTGCACAGCGCCCATCCCTTGGGTGGGAAGTTGAACGAGACGACCTTGATCTCGCTCAAGAACGGTTCCGACATAGATGCTCCTTTCAGAGCTTGCCAGGTGGGACTGCGGAACACCCCGGCGGGAGGTGCCGGGGCACAAGGGCCAAAACCGCACCCTCCGGTGCCGGACGGGCAGGCAGACCGTGGAGGTCTGCCTGCCCTTCCGTTTCAGGTTACGGCCATCGAGGCGCCCTAGAAGGCCGCCGTCTGGCAGGTGGCGCTGGTGTAGTTGACCACGGTTCCGGTCCCCGCGGTCACGACGGCTGACGTCGCGGTGTTGCGGGGAGAATCCAGGTAGTCGTTGATGCTCGTCGAGTTCGTCCCCACCCCGGCGAACGCGTCCAGTTGGAACACGGCCGAGTTCGCCTGGCGCGTGCGGATCCCCGCCGCACCCATGGAGCCGGTCGAGGTGTTCGCCGCCATGTTCAGGCAGGTCGTACGCGAGTCGCGCGAGGTGACGCGCACCCCTTCGAAGGGAGTGAACGGGTCTTCCGCCGGATTGAACGTGTTCGACGACACGATGAAGTCGCTCCGCCCCGTTCCCAGGCGGTTCTCGATAATCATCGGGTACATCAGGGTATTCTGCACCAGGTTGTTCTGGATGGTGATGGCCGCCTGCGCGCCACCCCGGATGTCGACGCCGATCCCGTTTCCGTTGGTGGTGCCGCTGCCCGCCGTACCAGTTCCGATCACGTTGTTGGAAATGTTTCCGTTCGCCTTGGTCGTTCCCGTCGACGCGGCGTCGGAGATCACGTTCACCGCGGCGGTGCGGTGGTTCACCAGCGTGTCGTGCTGGAACGTGAAGGTGCCGTTGCCGCCACCGATGCCGTGGTCCAGCCCGATGTTGTTGCCGCTGAACTTCGTGAACTTCACCGAAACGTTGTACGTGGCCGTATTCGCGAACGAGGTCAGGAATCCGGCCGTCTGGTTGCCCGACACCACCGAACTGTCGACCACTGCGGTGACCGACGCGTCGTTGATCGCCACCACCGCGAAGCCGTTGCCCCCCGTGCCCACCGGGTTGGGACCCAGCGTGCTCTTCACTACCCGCAGGGTGCCCTGCGCGCCGCCGTTGGCCTCCCAGCGAACGCCGTCACCGTTGGTGCCGCTCACCGTGGTGCTGCGGATGGTGTTGCTGCCCAGCAGTGTGTTGAAGAACAGCCCCGACTCGTTGGTGCCCGTTGGATGGTCGGCGTCGTTGTTGGTCACCTGCGACCCGGTCAGCGTGAAGTTCGTCAGCTGGTCGCCGAAAACGCCGCTGCCGTTATTGGCGGTGACCAGCATCGATGCGAGCGAAACGTTGGTCGCGGTCGCCAAGTGAATGCCGTTTCCGCTCATCGACTGGATGGTGCCACCCGAAGAGGCCGTTCCCGTGCCGAGTACGGCGAAGCTGCCGTTGGTTCCGGCCAGCCGGATGCCGTTCGTGCTGCTGGTCGCGGTAACGCTCGTGAGCGAGATCGCCAGCGGCTGCGTGCCGGCGGAGGGCGCAATGTTCACCGCGGCGCCGCTCGCCGCGTTGAGGGTGCCGCTGCTGATGGACAGCGTTCCCGATCCCGCGGCCGACGTCATCGCCAGCGCCGTGGACGATTGCGTGAAGATGCTCACAGCGCCCAGGCTGATGTTGCCGGACCCCATCTGCAGGGCGAGGGGCGTGAAGGTGTAGCGTGCGCCGCTGTTACCCAGCGTCAGGCCGGCGAAAGTGACACTGCCCGCGTTGGTCACCATCCGCACACCCCCGGAGGTGTTCGGCGCCGAAACGGTAGCAAACGTGTACGACCCGCCCGTGGTGTTCGAGATGTCCACCGCCTGCGTGGCCGTCGAGGCCGAGGTCAGCGTGGGAGCCGTCCACGTAGCCACTGCGTTGCCGCCCGACACGTTCAGCGCGTCGCCGTTGGCCGAGCCGGTCATCGTGCCCCCGCCGACCGTGTAGGTACCGCCGACCGAAGCCAGCGACACTGCGTGCGTCGCGGCGCCCGTGCCCGAGGCGTTGATGCTGGCGATGGTTCCGTTCAGCGTACCGGTGTTCAGGTTCAGCGCGCCGGGGCCGCCGGTGGCGGATACCGACGTGCTGCCGATCGTCAGCGTTCCAAAGGTGGTGCCGGTGATCACTGCGCCAGTGCCCGCGGTGCGGCTGAGCGTCATCCCGGAGAGATTCACCCCGGTGGTGAGGCTCGACAGGTTGGCCAGTGACACGCCCGCACCGGTGGTGCCCTGGATGGTTCCGCCGTTCACCTGCACACCCGGGCCGGCGGTCAGGTTCGACAGCAGGATGCCGTTCACCGCGCCGTTGGCCGACACGCTGGCCAGGTTCACGCCGCTGGCGCCGGTCGCCACCGACGACAGTGAAAGCGCCGTTCCCGACGTCGTCGCGATCGTGTTGTTGGCTCCCGTCACCTGCACCGTGCCGCCGCCGCTGGCGGTGAAGCCCGCGCCGGTGGTGGTGGTGATGCCCAGATTGCCGCCACTGAAGACGAGGGTCGAGCCCGTGTTGTTCGTCGCAGTGACCGCGGGGTTAACCGTGGTGTTCAGCACCTTGCTGGCGCCGCTGAAGGTGATGGTGCCGCCGGTGTTGTTCTGCACCAGGATGCCGTTGGTCCCGCTGATGGCGCCCGACGCGGTCACCGACCCGCCGCTGACGCCCTCCACGTGCACCGCAAGCCCCGTGGCGCTCGACGTGACGCTGCCGGCGTACGACACGTTCGTGCTGGCGCTGCCGTTCTGCACCCGCAGGGCGATGCCCGACGCGTTGGCGATGCTCGCCCCGGCGCCGAAGCTGATGGCGCCGTTCGAGCCGCTCACCACGTCCACGCCGGCGTCGCCGCCGTTGAGCGTGGTGGTGCCGTTGAAGGCCACCGTGCCGTCCGCGTTGCTGAGCGAGATGCCCGTTCCGGCGGTCGCCGAGAGCGTACCCGTGTTGAAGGTGACGCTGCCGGCGGGCTGCTCGCCGATGTCCACCAGCAGCCCCGCGTTGCCCTTGGTCAGGTTGCCGCTGTAGGTCACCGTCGGCGAGCTGCCGTACACGGTGAAGGCCGAGCCGGTGGGGTTGGTGACGCTCGCGCCCGTGCCGAAGGTGAAGCTGCCCGTCGACGAGTTGGTGATGTCGATGGCCGCGTCACCGCCGTTGAGGGTCGTGGTGCCGTTGAAGGCGTACGTGCCCACCGCGTTGTTGAACTGCAGGCCGGTGCCGTTGGTGGCGCCCACCGTGCCCGTGTTGAAGGTCAGCGCGCCGTTGTGGCTGCCGCTTACCGCCACCAGCGGGGCGTTGTTCGCCTGCGAGATGGAGCCCGAGAGGGTGGCGCTCACCGAGCCGCCGGCCACCGCGAACGCCGTCGAAGCGGCGCCCGTGATGCTGCCCGCGGCGGCGGTGAAGGAACCGCCCGTGCTGGTCAGGATCACGCCGTTGCTGGCGCTGCTGGCGGAGCCCAGCGAGCTGAACCCGCCGTTCAGGGTGCCGGTGGCCAGGCTGAGCGCCGGTCCGCCGGTGGTGGCCACCGAAACGCCCGTCACCCGCAGCGTCCCGAAGCCGGAGCCGAAGATGCCCGCGGTACCGGCGTTGCCGCCGCCCACCGCCATGAACTTCAGGCTCACGCTGTCGGCGCCCGTCATGCTCGACAGGCTCACCGCGTGGCTGGTGGTGTTCTGAACCGTGCCGCCCGAGCCGCCGTTGCTCCCGTCGCCGGTCACCTGCAGCCCCGCGCCGGTGACGCTGGCCAGGGCGATGCCGTTCGCGGCGCCGTTGGCCGACACCGACAGGAAGTTCACGCCGCTGGCGCCGGTGCCCACGCCATTCAGGGTGACGGCGGTGCCGGTGGTGCTCTCGACGGTGTTGTTGGCGCCGGTCACGCTCACCGTGCCGCCGCCGCTGGCGGTGAAGCCCGCGCCCGAGGTGGTGGTCACGTCCAGGCCGCCGCCGCCGAACGTCACCGCCGCGCCCGTGTTGCTGGTCAGCGACACGCCCGCGTTGGAGCCGGTGGTGATGGTCTTCGACGCGCCCGTGAACGAGATGGTGCCGCCCGTGTTGCTCCCCACGCTCACGCCCGAACCGGTGAGGCTCAGCGCGCCGGAGAAGCCGACCGTGCCGCCCGAGATGCCGCTCACCGAGATGCCGCCGGCGCTGTCGGTGACGTCGCCGGAAACGGCGAGCGCGCCGCCGGTGCGGCCCGAGATGGAAGCCGCCAGCCCCGACCCGTTGGTGATGGAACCGCCGTAGGTGATGTCGGCCGAGCCGCCGGAGACGTGGAACGCCGTGCCCACCGAGCTGGCGATGGCGCCGCCGGTGGCCGCCAGGGAGCCGGTGACATCCGTCAGGCTCAACCCCGTCGTGGTGCTGCCCGTGGAGGAAAGCACGTCGAAGATGGCGTCGAGCGCGCCGGTGCTCAGCAGCAGCGCCGGGCCCGCCGGGTTCACGCCCGTCTCGCGCACGAACAGCGTTCCGAAGCTGGTGCCCGAGATGGCTGCGCCGGCCGCCGCCGTGATGCCCACGCCGCGGATGACGTTGTTGGTGCCCAGGGTGATGGTGGCGCCCGGTCCCGTGTTGGTCAGCGCGGGGGCCGCGCCGCCAGCCGCCAGGACGGTGATGGCCGCGCCATTGTACGTGCCGCGCGAGACGGCCTGGCTGGTGCCCCCGCCGATGATGGCCTGGCCGGCTTCCAGCGTCACCGCGCCGTTGAGCTGCTGCACGCCGTTGGCGAACACGATGATGGTATCGCCCGCCACGGCCGAGTCCTGCGCCGCGGCCAGCGTTCCGAAGGGCGAGGCATCGCGCCCGTCACCGCCGGAGCCCTGCTTCACGAACCAGAACGGGCTGTTCTCCACCCGTACCACGGCCTTGCCCGGCAGGGTGCGCGCGCCGTCGGTGACGGTGTAGCGAATGGTGTCGAGGCCGGCGTAGCCGGGCTTGCTCAGGTAGGTGAAGCTGCCGTTCGCCGCGATCGTCGCGGTGCCGCCCCGGTCGGTGCTCACCGTGCCGGCGCTCACCGTCAGCTTCTCGTCGGTTCCGTCGTTGGCCACCATCCCGTGGGCGCTGTCCACCGGCATGGTGACGTTGGAAACGGCGCTGATGCTGTCCAGGTTCAGAACCGGCGCGTTGTTCACGGTCACCAGGATCGAGTCCCTGCGCACCGAGTTCGCCTGGCTCTCGGCCTTGATCCAGGCCGTGCCCTGTGCAACCCCCTGGATCTGCGCCGTGGAGTCGGAGGTCTCGGTCACCGTGACCACGCCCGTGTTGCTGGACGACCAGTTCACGTTGTCGGCGAGCCCGCGGCCCACCACGTCGAACACGCTGTCGGCGAGCACGGCCGTCTCGCCGACGTTCAGCAGCGCCGAGTTGGGCGTGATGTCCACCCACCCCTGCGGGTACTTCACCCGGGCCGAGACGTAGACCTTGAAGTTGAACTGCGGAGCCCCGTTGAGCGCGAGCTTCCACTGCTTGGCCTCGGAAACCTCGTTGGGCTCCAGGGCGCCGGCGTACTGGTAGTACGGCTTGTTCCCCGAAATGAAGACCTCGGAGCCGGACGCCCCCGCCACGACGACAGGGCCCCCGCCGCCGACGGCGTTGGGGCCCGCGTGGAAGAAGACGCGCACGCCCTCCGCGTTCGCCGATCCGTCGTCGTTCACACCGAGCGCCTGCGGAAGCAGGTTCTGCACGGTGGCATTGAAGACGAAGGTGTCGGCTACGACCGCCATCCCCGTGGAGACCAGCTTCACGAACATGTCCTGTCCGCCCACGATCAGCCCCGAGGCCGCGCCCGTGCCGGGCTGCGCCGAGGTGCACGTGACGGAGCGCGAGCTCACGGTGACGGTGCAGTCCAGTGCCTGGAGGACGTCGGAGGGCTCGGGAATCGGCGGCTTGCGGCCGTCAGGACCCAGCGGGTCGCCCGCGTCGCTGCAGGATACGGCGGCCAGAAGGCCCGCCAGGAACAGAGCGCGTCTACGCAAGGACATGTGACCGGCTCCGGCCGAGATGAAGGAAGAACGAAGAGGAGAGACGAATCCGACCGACCAGGACGGCGAGGGGTATGCCCTGCCAGGGGGGTAGTCAGAAGAGCGCGCGAGGGGCCGAAAGCCCCCACTGCGCGTCAGGCGGTCCCGCGAAGCGGTCCACTGAGACGTACCAATGTCTCACATTGGGGAACCGGCGTCAAGAGTAAGCGCACCAGCGACATGGCACGGCGCGCGGGTAGCGCCGCCGCCCCGCCCAGGCAACGCGCCACCCGCGCCAAAATACTCCGTTCGACGGAAATCGGCGCGGCCGGCCAGCCGCGCGTGCGGGTCATCCCGGGGGGACTCGCCCCAGCACCGCCCCGATGCGCTCGGCCGCCTGCGCCAGGCGCGACTCGGGCTCGATCAGGGCGAAACGCACGTGGCCCTCGCCCTCGGGCCCGAAGCCCAGCCCCGGCGACACCACCACGCCGGCCTCGCGCAGCAGCAGGCGGGCGAACTCGATGGAGCCCATCTCCCGGAACGCGTTTGGGATGGGCGACCACACGAACATGGTGGCCGCGGGCACGGGAACCGGCCAGCCGGCGGCGTTCAGCCCGGCCACCAGGGCATCGGCGCGGCGCCGGTACACCTCGCGCGTTTCCGCCACGCACTCCTGCCCGGCGCGCAGGGCGTGCGCGGCGGCGATCTGGATGGGCTCGAAGATCCCGTAGTCCAGGTAGCTCTTGATCCGCGTCAGCGCCCCCACCATGGCCGGGTTGCCCACGCAGAACCCCACCCGCCAGCCCGCCATGCAGTACGACTTGGACATGGAAAAGAACTCCACGCCGATCTCCCGCGCCCCCGGGACGGCGAGCAGGCTGGGCGGCTCGGCGCCGAAGCCGAAGTCGGCGTAGGCAAAGTCGTGCACCAGCAGCAGGCGGTTGCGGCGGCACACCTCCACCGCCTTCTCGAAGAACCCGGGCGGCGCCTGCAGCGTGGTTGGATTGTTGGGGAACGACAGCACCAGCAGCTTCGGCGCGGGTGATACGGTGCGGCAGGCCTCCTCCACGCCGGCCAGCAGGGCGTCGCCATCCACGAACCCGTCCGCCCCGGCCACCAGCGGCAGCCCGTGCACGCGCCCGCCGGCGAACAGCACCGAGTAGCGGTGGATGGGGTACGCCGGCGAGGGAACGATCACCGTGTCGCCGTCGCCCAGCAGGGCCAGCATCAGGTGGGCAATCCCCTCCTTGGCGCCGATGGTGACCACCACCTCCGTCTCCGGATCCACCGTCACGCCGTACCGCCGGGC belongs to Longimicrobium sp. and includes:
- a CDS encoding beta strand repeat-containing protein — its product is MSLRRRALFLAGLLAAVSCSDAGDPLGPDGRKPPIPEPSDVLQALDCTVTVSSRSVTCTSAQPGTGAASGLIVGGQDMFVKLVSTGMAVVADTFVFNATVQNLLPQALGVNDDGSANAEGVRVFFHAGPNAVGGGGPVVVAGASGSEVFISGNKPYYQYAGALEPNEVSEAKQWKLALNGAPQFNFKVYVSARVKYPQGWVDITPNSALLNVGETAVLADSVFDVVGRGLADNVNWSSSNTGVVTVTETSDSTAQIQGVAQGTAWIKAESQANSVRRDSILVTVNNAPVLNLDSISAVSNVTMPVDSAHGMVANDGTDEKLTVSAGTVSTDRGGTATIAANGSFTYLSKPGYAGLDTIRYTVTDGARTLPGKAVVRVENSPFWFVKQGSGGDGRDASPFGTLAAAQDSAVAGDTIIVFANGVQQLNGAVTLEAGQAIIGGGTSQAVSRGTYNGAAITVLAAGGAAPALTNTGPGATITLGTNNVIRGVGITAAAGAAISGTSFGTLFVRETGVNPAGPALLLSTGALDAIFDVLSSTGSTTTGLSLTDVTGSLAATGGAIASSVGTAFHVSGGSADITYGGSITNGSGLAASISGRTGGALAVSGDVTDSAGGISVSGISGGTVGFSGALSLTGSGVSVGSNTGGTISFTGASKTITTGSNAGVSLTSNTGAAVTFGGGGLDVTTTSGAGFTASGGGTVSVTGANNTVESTTGTAVTLNGVGTGASGVNFLSVSANGAANGIALASVTGAGLQVTGDGSNGGSGGTVQNTTSHAVSLSSMTGADSVSLKFMAVGGGNAGTAGIFGSGFGTLRVTGVSVATTGGPALSLATGTLNGGFSSLGSASSASNGVILTSTGGSFTAAAGSITGAASTAFAVAGGSVSATLSGSISQANNAPLVAVSGSHNGALTFNTGTVGATNGTGLQFNNAVGTYAFNGTTTLNGGDAAIDITNSSTGSFTFGTGASVTNPTGSAFTVYGSSPTVTYSGNLTKGNAGLLVDIGEQPAGSVTFNTGTLSATAGTGISLSNADGTVAFNGTTTLNGGDAGVDVVSGSNGAISFGAGASIANASGIALRVQNGSASTNVSYAGSVTSSATGLAVHVEGVSGGSVTASGAISGTNGILVQNNTGGTITFSGASKVLNTTVNPAVTATNNTGSTLVFSGGNLGITTTTGAGFTASGGGTVQVTGANNTIATTSGTALSLSSVATGASGVNLASVSANGAVNGILLSNLTAGPGVQVNGGTIQGTTGAGVSLANLSSLTTGVNLSGMTLSRTAGTGAVITGTTFGTLTIGSTSVSATGGPGALNLNTGTLNGTIASINASGTGAATHAVSLASVGGTYTVGGGTMTGSANGDALNVSGGNAVATWTAPTLTSASTATQAVDISNTTGGSYTFATVSAPNTSGGVRMVTNAGSVTFAGLTLGNSGARYTFTPLALQMGSGNISLGAVSIFTQSSTALAMTSAAGSGTLSISSGTLNAASGAAVNIAPSAGTQPLAISLTSVTATSSTNGIRLAGTNGSFAVLGTGTASSGGTIQSMSGNGIHLATATNVSLASMLVTANNGSGVFGDQLTNFTLTGSQVTNNDADHPTGTNESGLFFNTLLGSNTIRSTTVSGTNGDGVRWEANGGAQGTLRVVKSTLGPNPVGTGGNGFAVVAINDASVTAVVDSSVVSGNQTAGFLTSFANTATYNVSVKFTKFSGNNIGLDHGIGGGNGTFTFQHDTLVNHRTAAVNVISDAASTGTTKANGNISNNVIGTGTAGSGTTNGNGIGVDIRGGAQAAITIQNNLVQNTLMYPMIIENRLGTGRSDFIVSSNTFNPAEDPFTPFEGVRVTSRDSRTTCLNMAANTSTGSMGAAGIRTRQANSAVFQLDAFAGVGTNSTSINDYLDSPRNTATSAVVTAGTGTVVNYTSATCQTAAF
- a CDS encoding phage tail protein, which produces MSEPFLSEIKVVSFNFPPKGWALCNGQFLPINQNQALFALLGTTYGGNGQTTFALPNLRGRLPIHMGNGHILGEAAGSTGVTVTIQQLPTHSHFLNASASDGNLPVPFANNQGNLLAREVDQVYGPAANLSPVAASTVTSVGGSQPHNNMMPYLTLNFIIALQGIFPSRN
- a CDS encoding aminotransferase class I/II-fold pyridoxal phosphate-dependent enzyme gives rise to the protein MTAQPSPWPPTSSADFPRIGSLPAYVFAAINAEKMERIAAGEDVIDLGMGNPDLGTPGHIVDELVEHARKPKHHRYSASRGIYGLREGMAEHYARRYGVTVDPETEVVVTIGAKEGIAHLMLALLGDGDTVIVPSPAYPIHRYSVLFAGGRVHGLPLVAGADGFVDGDALLAGVEEACRTVSPAPKLLVLSFPNNPTTLQAPPGFFEKAVEVCRRNRLLLVHDFAYADFGFGAEPPSLLAVPGAREIGVEFFSMSKSYCMAGWRVGFCVGNPAMVGALTRIKSYLDYGIFEPIQIAAAHALRAGQECVAETREVYRRRADALVAGLNAAGWPVPVPAATMFVWSPIPNAFREMGSIEFARLLLREAGVVVSPGLGFGPEGEGHVRFALIEPESRLAQAAERIGAVLGRVPPG
- a CDS encoding phage tail protein, with translation MSDQFVAEIRIFPFNFAPTGWAFCDGQLMPISQNTALFALLGTVYGGDGKSTFALPDLQGAAPMQPGQGQGLSLRDLGEMSGVESISLLVSEIPVHTHTLMGSNSPGDNPLPTNNAIARYSNAYQSNTAANLTQMAFQALPPAGGGLPHNNMQPYLTLNFCIALQGIFPQRP
- a CDS encoding DUF6916 family protein codes for the protein MPRLGAEPGTYDDFTIDRFLPRVGEVFHVVGEASEPIAILLSEITRLASDDSPIRTRMPFSLVFHAPPGVRLEQQIYRVENPEMEPFDCFLVPIGPDPFGMRFEAVYT
- a CDS encoding GNAT family N-acetyltransferase, with amino-acid sequence MNITLRPITEADLPFLLDLYATTREEELKQVPWTPQQKASFVRQQFEAQHAYWQENYQDTTWDIVLADGSAAGRLYVARWPDEIRIVDIALLPEHRGSGIGTGLLRRLMAEGDASGRKLSIHVEIFNPARRLYERLGFTQAGDRGVYLLMERPPEGHPG
- a CDS encoding phage tail protein — protein: MAQPYVGEIRMFAGNFPPVGWMFCEGQPLPISENEVLFQLIGTTYGGDGEETFNLPNLASRVPMHMGTGPDGTTYQIGEMAGTEQETLSVQQIPNHTHPLLGSTTLASSADPGGNTVAQSRVAGKDMYVEDDPTVAMAANAITPVGGSQPHENTQPFLCLNFIISLFGIFPSQT